A region of the Corynebacterium endometrii genome:
ACTTATCCATGCCCACCTGATCAGCGAGCATGAGGGTGCCCACGTTCGAGGACTTACCAAAGATGCCGGTGGTGGTGTACGGCTCCACGCCGTGATCCCACGCGTCCTTCACGGTTACGCCGGCCATGTCGATGGAGCCCGGAACCTGGTGGACCGCCTCCGGAGTGGTGATCCCCTCCTCGATGGCGGCCGCCGCCGTGATGATCTTGGCCACCGACCCCGGCTCATACGGGTAGGAAATCGAACGGTTCTCAAAATCCTTGCCCTGCTCCAGCTGCCGGTCAATGTCCTGGTTAGGGTCAATGGTGCCCGTATTCGCCATGGCCAGGACCTCGCCGGTGGCAACGTCCAGCACCACGGCCTCGGCGGATTCGGCCTTGGAGTTGGCGCGCGCCTTCTCAAGTTTCTGCTGCAGGTAGGTCTGCAGATCCAAATCCAGGGTCAGCCGCACGTTGGCGCCGTCAACCACGGGAGCCACGTCGCGCAGGGTGCCGGGAATCGCCTGCCCCTGGGCCGAATACTCCTCAGTCATGCTGCCGTGGATGCCCGTAAGGATGGCGTCATTAAACGCCTCCAGGCCAAACTGGCCCTGGCCGTCCATGGAGACCTTGCCCAACACGTTTTCCGCAATCGCGCCGTTGGGGTATTGGCGGATGTCCTGATTATCGGCCTTGACGCCGTGGAATTCGGAGGAAATCTGGGTGGCCACCTCGGGGTCTACGTTGCGGACCAAAACCTCATACTGGGTATCGGCATTGAGCTTGGCGAGGATTTCGCTTTCCTCGACACGCGCGGCCTCGGCGCCGGATTCATCGATCATCCGGGGAATGCCCTCGGCCATTTCCTCGAGGCGCTTGTCCACACGCTCATCGATGATCGACTGCTGCTCCGCCTCATTCTTGCCGCTAAGCTCGCCCTCTTGCGTAGCGGCGGCCTCCTCCTGCTGGCCGAGTTCCAGGCGCAGGCGCGTTGGGGTCACCGTCAAGGACCGGGCCTGCATGGTGTAGGCCAAGCGCTGGCCGTCGCGGTCAGTAATCTCGCCGCGACGGGCGGGCTCCGTGAACAGGCGGGAACGCTGCTGCTCCGCCTTCGCGGCCAGATCCGGACCCCACACTACTTGGACCCAAAACAGGCGTCCCACGAGGATGAGCATGACGGCGGCGAGGAAGGCCACGATAATCCGCAGGCGCTTGACCATCATGCCCGGGCGCTCATACACGGAGTAGCCCACCGTGCCGGCCGCGGTAACCTGCTGGGTTGGCCGGCGGCCGGAGGTACGCGAGGCGGCCAGGGAAGGCTTCTTATTAATATGCGGCGCGTCCGTGCGCGGCGGCGTGCGGCGGGAGGAGGTACCCGCGTGGGAACCCGTGCGCTGGCCACGGGCCGAGGAGTAACGGGCGGCGGGAAACGGCTCGCGGCCGTTACCGGGCCTGGCCTGGCCCGCCCGGCGGGAATGCCCCCGTGGATTGCCTCCATCGCGTCCGTTGCGGCCAAAGCCGCCATCACTTGGTGGAGTCACTATGGGGTTTCACCTGCCTCTTACCCTTTTAGCTGGGGTCTTTATCTGTGTCTGGGTGGAAATTATCTAGCGCACCCGTTTGCGACGAACAGATGCGGGCTACTCGCCGGTAGCGGCGTATGGAGCCTGCGCCGGGCGCTGCGGAGCCGGCGGCGCCTGCGGTGCAGGAGCCCCGCCCTGAGGGGCGGACGGTTCCGGCTGGCCCTCAACGCCGTCCGGCCGCTGATCAGGCGCCTGCTCGGAGCCATCGCGGAAAGTCTGCTGCTGGCCCTGAGGACGCTCCGTCAAGTTGCCGGACACATCGTTTGTCTCATTCGGATCACTGGACGCCTGCCCCGGACGAACTGGCGCACCATTGACATCGATAATAGATTCCAGGCCCTCCTCTGCTGGGCGCAGCTCGCTCATGTCACCGTTTTCTTTTACTTCGACGATGCCGGCCGCGGTGGGCACGCCGAGCTGGGTGGCGGAGGCCTTACGGGCGACGTCGGCGGAAGAGCGGATGTTTTCGAGGTCGCGGTTGAGCGACTCGAGCTGGTTGTTGAGCTGCTGCTCCTGAACCGTCAGGCGTTGAATCTCAAAGGTTTGGGTCGTAGCCACGCCGGATAGCCACATGGCTATCGCCAGGCCGGTGATTAGCATGCCAATCGCGATCGCCGACAGGCGTGAGAAGAGCGTGACCTTCTTGATTTCCGTCAGGCGGCGGCCGCGGTGGGAGACAACCTGCTGCGAACCGATTCGCGACGTGCGCGGGATTGACCTGCGCGGGCCGCGCTTCGATGGCGCGTCCGGCAACGTGGTCGACTCGTGCAGGCGGCTGCGCCCCAGCTGAGGAGTGGATCGGTAACCGGGGCGTTCGGCGGTGAGCACGCCGGTGTCATGACCGGACGTGAAGTCTCTGCTAGCGCCCATACTCCGGGTTCCTTTCAGGTGCGTATGTACAGATTCTGGGGTGGTTCGCCGCGGCGGGCGGCGTAGCTCATTAGCTGAGGAGGCCACCTACGCCACCTCCCCTGGGCCGTGGATGACGTGGTCCCCCTCAAGGCGTTCGATGGCCCTGACGCGGACGGAGGCCGCGCGGGAGTTTTCCTCAATCTCCTGGGCCGTGGCCTTCTCCGAACCGCGGGTCACGGTCGCATACCGCGGCGCCATCCCGGGAAGTTCCATAGGCAGACCGGCCGGGGTCTTTGACGTGGTCAATTCCCTGAAAGCGCCCTTAACGATGCGGTCCTCCAGGGACTGATAGCTCATGAAGACGGCGCGGCCGCCCACGTGCAAGGCATCCGTGATAACCGGAATGACCTGCTCGATTGCCTCTAGCTCGCGGTTGACCTCCACGCGCAGGGCCTGGAAGGTGCGCTTCGCCGGGTGGCCACCCGTGCGGCGCGTTGCCGCCGGAATGGTGGCATAGAGCAGCTCAACCAGGCGCTCCGAGGTATCAAACGGCGCCTTCTCGCGCTCTTTCAACACCGCGGAGGCGATTTTTCCGGCGAAGCGTTCATCGCCGTAGGTCTTGAGAATGCGGGCAATCTCGCCGTGAGAATAGGTGTTGAGGATATCCGCCGCGGTCAGGGACTGGGTGGGGTCCATGCGCATATCGAGGGGGGCATCGGTCCGATATGCGAAACCGCGATCCACCTGGTCCAGCTGCATCGAGGACACGCCAAGATCAAACAACGCGCCCGCGACGCCATATTTAGCCGCCAGGTCCAAAATGGGATGGCCGCCCTCTGCAATCGCGGAGCCAACCTCATCGAACCTGCGCCCCACGCCCACGAAGCGTTCAGCAAAAGGCTCAAGGCGCCGCGTTGCCGCCGCCAAGGAGGCCCCATCGCGGTCAACGCCGATGACGCGCGCCCGGGGGAAGGACTTGAGGAAGTACTCCGTGTGGCCGCCCGCGCCGAGCGTGCCGTCAACGATCACCGCGTTATCCCCAGCCGCCTCGACCGCGGGGGCAATCAGCTGCGCCATGCGCTCACGCATGACGGGAACGTGGCCATGGTTATCCGCAATGTCGTAGTTAACCTTAGTACTCACGGAGCCTGCCCCCTTCCCTTCATATGGCTACGGCGAACAACACCGCACAACGCTCATGCGCAGCAGATAAATAGCGAATATTCTCAACGAACTCGATTTTGCTCACGCATGACAACGTTTGGCCGGCTCGGGGCCCAGCCTTAGACCACGAAAGTCACCGATGAGATAAATCAAGTGCGTATAGGGCCCTGTCCGAGGCAGGTATCTGATATCGGGGAAGTACACCAGAGCGTCCGCCTCGAACAGAGTCCTTACACGCACTCCATATTCAAGGTGCGTCTACTACAGCAGGCCGGCGAGGACATCATCCGCGTCCGCCGCTGAGTAAGCATCTTCAGTTTGTGCCTGGTATTCAGCCCATGCGGCCGCATCCCAGATTTCGAGGAAATCCACTGACCCCACAACCACGCATTCCTTCTTCAGGCCTGCGTATTCACGGTGACCGGCCGACAACGTGATTCGACCATTGCCATCCGGGCGCTGCTCATCGGCCGAAGCCGCAAGGTTACGGATGAACGCACGCGCATCCGGATTGGTTCGCGATACCGCCGCCGCCTTGCGTGCACGAGCCGCGAATTCTTCACGCGGGTACACGGCCAGCGAGTGGTCCTGTCCCTTAGTAACCATGAGGCCCCCAGCAAGTTCGTCGCGGAACTTAGCGGGGAGGGTTAGGCGCCCTTTGTCATCAAGCTTGGGAGTGTAGGTTCCGAGAAACATCCCGGTGTCCACCTTCCTCAACTCGAAAACTCCGGTTCCTCTAGCGCTGGGGAAATGCCGCGAATGCCGGCACCACTCCACCGCTGCGCCCCACTCTACCCCACTTTCCCCCACCTTCAACACTCACACGCCACCAAAGCTCCCCCAGGGGGATTAAATCCCCAGGTAAAAGCCCCAAAAATTAGTGGGGCAAATTTCCCGAACACCCCTTGACACCCCACCCCATTAACCCCACTAGACGCTCCATTAACGTCAACATCGGTGTGCAACTTACGCCACTACACCACTCGCAAGCCCCGCGCATGCGCCACAATCCCCTGTTCAACCCCGCACTCTCCCCTTAATCCCCGAATCCACCCCGTACCCCACGGCACCACTGCGCCCCACCCGTCCCGAGTGGTGGGGCAAAGTGGGGACTTTGACACCCAGGGGGTTGCGGTGGGGCAAAGTGGGGCCATCCGGCCGCCCCAGTGGAGATGGGCAGCAAAAAGCCCCGGATTGCACCAGGCAATTCGGGGCCGAAGACTTAAGGCTTAGGGTTTAGTTCCCCTCGAAGCGGCGGCGAAAGTTGTCCTCCAGCTTGCTTCCCACGCCACTGTTGCACTGGCCGCGCGCCAAGCGGGCTTTACCATTGCCGGCAAACGGGTCCGCGGACTGATTGTTATCACCACGAAGCATCCACACGCCGGCGCCGAACATCACCAGGAAACCGGCGATCGACAAGGTGACGTACCACAGCGAAAACTGCGCCAGAGCCACGCCGCCGATTAGCATGCACAGGCCGAGCACCACCAGGGCCACGCCCCGGATAGTGACGGCGCCGGAGCCGCCGCCAAAATCATCATCAACATCCACCGATGAACCAAATTTAGGATCATCAGCAAGCAGCGACTGCTCTATCTCGCGTAGCGCGCGCTGTTCCTGCTCTGAAAGCGACACTGTCCCTCCAATGTGAGTTGATGAAAATGATGTAAGGCCGTAGCCGATGCGGACACGCCTCGTAGCGCCCACGTAAAGCAACACTAAACGATACCGCCCCAAACCGCGGATGCATAGGCATCCAACGCCTTGGACGCACGCCGCGCCGCTTCGTCTACCCCTACAACGCACCAGGGCAAAGAAAAGTTCCCGGACAGAGAACTCGAGGGCAAACACATCTCTTCCGGGAAAGATTCTGCAATGGGCCCTCGGCGGGACCCCGAGCCTTAGGCCGCGGCGGAATCTACCACGAAGTCCATCTCCACAGCCTCCTTGAACTGGGCCGTGAGATCCATCAACTCAAACACAGTGACTTGTTCCACATTGCCGTCCAGCCCGGAGACCACACGCGAGCGCAGCCGGGAAAATGCCTTAAATTCATCCGCCCACCGCTTTCCGGCAGCATCGACCAGCGCCAACTGCTCCCAGGCACTCGATGGCTTACGCTTGCGGCGCGCCACCGCACTTACCGCAACCCGGGCTCCGGCCGTGCGCAATGCGGCCTGGTAGGAAAGCTCAAGCGCCTCGTCTCCGCGGCCCTCCGCCGCGAGGGCGCGGGCTTCCGCCAAAAGACCTTCTGCCTGCGTTAGGAAGCGCTGGCGCTTGGCCCCACCCTGGCGGGCGGCGCCCGCCCCAAACTTAGTAGTAGCGGAAATGACCTGTGCCATGATGAGCCCCCTTCTTAGTAAGTTGCGGTTAATCTGTTGTGCTTCACACTCTAAGAAAGGGTTCGGACAACCACCGGAGAAAATTCGAACAAACATTCTAAATTCCCGCCGGATTGGGCAACTAGCCACATTGGTTCCGGATGTCTGTTGAAATAGGAACCGTGACTGTTCAGTACCGGAGCCTTAACCCCCAAGAGTTCGCCATGCTCGCCCCACCGCTCGTGGACATCTACTTGGAGGCGATGGAGTACAGCCCCCAGATCCGCGAAGATCGCGTGGCCGTGTGGCGCAGGGAGGTCCGCCACCCCGGATTCGCGGCGGTCATTGCCGAGCAAGGCGGGGTAATCATCGGCGTGGCCTACGGATTCCTGGGCAATCCGGACACCTGGTGGGACCGGCAGCTGCGGCGCGGGTGCGCCGAACGCGGCGAGATGAGCGAACGGCAATGGGACATTCTGCGCAATTACTTCGAACTCGCAGAAATCCATGTGCGCCCCTCCGCCCAGGGCCAGGGAATCGGCCGGGTGCTGCTGACCGAACTGATGAAGCTGACTTGGGCCAAATACGCCCTGCTATCAACCCCTGAAGTTGAAGGGGAGGCCAACCTAGCCTTTGGGCTCTACCGCTCCCTTGGATTCTGGGATGTGCTGCGGGATTACGTCTACCCCGGGGATAACCGGAGGTTCGCCGTGCTCGGTGTGAACCTTCCCCTCGGCAGTCAGCAGGGTGGCGCCCCGATAGGCCGCCTGTAGGCGGTATCGTGTGAAGACGTGAGTGAATTTAAGATCCCCGTTCTTTCCGACATACCCGCCGCCGTCCAAGCGGAGCTCAAAGAGTTCATCGCGGCCCGGCGCGGGCATGTTGGCGCCATTGGCCAGCCGGTTTCGGAGGCCGTGAACTTCTTAGAATCTTTCGTGCTCGATGGCGGCAAGCGCATTCGCCCGCTTTATGCGTGGGCGGGTTTCGTGGGCGCCGGCGGCCTGGACGGGGATGAGGATCCGCACGCGGTGTTGCGGGCGGCCAGTTCCTTGGAGTTCATCCAGGGCTGTGCGCTTATCCATGATGACATCATTGACGCCTCCGATACCCGGCGCGGCAACCCCACCGTGCATCGTGGAGTGGAGGCCAGCCATCGCGAGCACGGCTGGCAGGGGTCCGCCGCCGAGTTTGGCCGCAACGTCGCCATTTTGGTGGGCGATCTGTCTCTGATTTGGGCAGAGGATATGCTGCAGGAGTCCGGGCTGAGCACCCTGGCCCTAGGCCGGGCCCGTGAGCCTTGGCGCGATATGCGCACTGAGGTCATTGGCGGCCAGCTGTTGGACATTTCGCTCGAGGCCGCCGGCTCTGAGTCTGTGGAGTTGGCCCAAAACGTCAACCGTTACAAGACCGCCGGCTACACCATCGAGCGCCCGCTGCACCTGGGCGCGGCGATAGCTGGCGCGTCCGAAGAATTGATAGCAGCTTTCCGCGGATATGGCCGCGACATTGGCATCGCCTACCAGCTGCGCGATGACCAGCTGGGGGTGTTTGGTGATTCCGAATTGACCGGAAAGCCCGCCGGTGACGATCTACGCGAGGGCAAGCGCACCGTCTTGCTGGCCCTGGCCCTGAGCAGCGCCGACGAACGGGATCCGGCCGCGGCGGCCACGTTGCGCAAGCTGATAGGCAACAGCGATGACCCGGCCGAGATCGAGCTTATGAAACAGATCATCGAAGACTCCGGGGCGCCCGCTCTTGTCGAGCGGGAGATTGAAAAACTCACGGCCTCCGGTTTGGAACACCTCAAGCGAGCAAACGTCAGCGCTGAGGTCACAGAAACTCTCACCACGCTGGCGGTCAAGGCCACCGCCCGCCAGATGTAAGGCCCGTTTAACGCTCATGCCATCTAGCAAGGTAAATCCGCAATCACACGCCCCGGCTAAAGTTGCTGCGCGCGCGGAGCGCGATGGGCGGCACTCCCCATTGAGCCTCAAGCTGCCGCATCCGTTGAAGCTGGGCATTGCATCTTCAATAGTCCTTACCCTGGCTTCCTTCGGCGGCGGCGCGACGCGCAACCGCGGCGGCGTACTGGAGGCGCTAAACCTGGGCTTCGTCAGCTACGGCCATGGCCGAAACTTCAGCATGCTGCTGTTTTGGGTCGGCCTGTTCGGGCTCGTGGCCGCATGGGTCTTGGCCGGCCGGGAGTTGGTGATTCCACAGCTTAAGGCCCCTACTGAAAAGGCCTTTGCCGCCATGCGCCGCTGGATGTGGATGTGGATTGCTCCCCTAGCGCTGGCCGGGCCGCTGGCCTCCCGCGATGTCTATTCCTACCTGATGCAGGGCGCCATGGTCCGCGATGGGTTCGATCCCTATTCCGAGGGCGCGGCCGTCAACCCAGGCCCATTCCTCCTTGAGGTCTCCCAAGACTGGCGAAACACCACGACCCCTTACGGGCCCCTGCACCTGTGGCTGGGCGAGGGCATCGTGCGTATCGCGGGCAACGAGGTGTGGCTAGGCATCATCCTGTTCAAGGTGGTGTCCCTGCTGGGATTTTTCGCCATCGCGTGGGCGGTGCCAAAGATAGCCACGCGCTTAGGTTCGGATCCCACCCTTGCCCTGTGGCTGGGCGTAGCCAACCCGGTGATGATCCTGCACCTCATCGGCGGAATGCACAATGAATCCGTCATGGTGGCGCTGGTGTCCGTGGGCCTTGTGCTGGCTCTCAACAGGAAGTACGTCGCGGCCATCGCCCTTATCGCCGTGGCCGTATCGATGAAGGCAACCGCCTTTATCGCCATGCCGTTCGTGGTGTGGATGATGGTGAATCGATTCGCGCCGGCCAAGACCAGCTCCGTTGCCAAGCAGTGTGGGGTATTCATCGCCTCCGGCGCCGCGATGGTGGCGCTGACCGTTGCGGTTGTGGCGGCGGTAACCTGGGCCTCCGGCACCTCTTGGGGCTGGATTTTTGAGATTACCGGCAATTCTAAAGTGATTAACCCGCTGGCCGGGCCAACCCTCATGGCGGACGTGCTCACTCCGCCGCTGCAGTCCTTCAACGAGGAGCTGACCTACAACTCCGTAATTTCCCTCTTGCGTTCCATTGCAATGGTGCTCATGCTGGCCGGAATGGTCGCCGCATGGTGGCTATTCCGCAAGGGAGATAACCAAGCAATCGTGGGTACCGCGGCCGCCTACCAGGTGGCCTTCATCTTCAACTCGGTGACCCTGCCGTGGTACTACGCCTCCGTCATCACGCTGGTGGCCGCGGGGCGCGTGCCGCTGCTAGTGACCAAGATTGCCACCGCGGGCTCATTCTTCGTGGCCGTGTCCTTCGCCGGCGACGGGAACCACCAGCTCTACAACTGGTGGTGGGTCATCGTTGCGGCCGCCGCGGCGTGGTTTATCACCTCGTGGATCTATGAACCGCTAAAGCACCCGGCCGGGGCGCCAGGTAGCCGGAATTAGAAGGCCATGGCCTGTGCGCGCCGGATGACTTCGCGCGCCAGGTGGCCGTGCAGGGCGTCGATGGGGCGGCCCGGCAGGGACTCGTCCTCGGTGAAGAGGTGGTGGAGGATTTCATCGTCGGAATAGCCGCCGTCAGACAAGACGGTGATTACGCCCGAGACGAACTTGCTGACCGCGTTCTTCTCGTTGAAAAATGCCTCCGGCACGTAGCGCACGCCGTCTTTGCGCCACGCGATGATCTTGCGCTCGGTGAGCAAATCGTGCGCGCGGGTCACCACGATACCCAGCTTGTCAGCCACCTCAGGCATGGTCAGCAAGGTTTCGTTGGCAAGGAGCTGTTCGAGATTCAGGTCGGGATTGCTTGGATTAGTCACAGACACCACCTTAATGCGCTTCGCGGTTTATTCCTCAATCCGTCATACTAGTGTCCATGAGTAGGTTAGACATTGGTGACATCCTCGAGGGACGCTACCGGGTGGATCAGCCAATCGCGCGCGGCGGCATGTCCACCGTCTACCGCTGCGTGGACCTACGCCTGGGTCGGGCCGTGGCGGCCAAGGTCATGCATGACCACTTCGCCACCGACCCTATCTTTGTCCACCGCTTCCAGCGCGAAGCCCTAGCCATGGCCCAGCTCACCCACCCCAACCTGGTGGGCGTTTACGATTTCAACGCCGAATCCGAACCGATTTACCTGGTGATGGAGCTCATCACGGGCGGCACGTTGCGCGAACTCCTCGGCGAACGCGGGCCCATGCCGCCGCACGCGGCCACCGCCGTCATGCGCGCCATGCTCACCGGCCTATCCGTGGTGCACGCCAAGGGCCTAGTCCACCGGGATATCAAGCCGGATAACGTGCTCATTAGCGCCGACCACCGGGTCAAGCTTGGGGATTTTGGCCTGGTGCGCTCCTCAACCTCCAATACGGTGACCTCAAATAACATCGTGGGCACCGTGTCCTACCTCTCCCCTGAGCAGGTGGATGGAAGTGATATCACCACCGCCAGCGACGTCTATTCCGCCGGCATTGTGCTCTTTGAACTGCTAACGGGCACCCTGCCGTTTAGCGGCGAGACTGACTTGGCCCACGCACTAGCGCGCTTGAACGGGGACGTTGCTGCCCCGTCTTCCCGCATTGCGGGCGTGCCCCACCTCTTCGATGAGCTGGTGGCCAGCGCCACCACCCGCGACGTCGACGAGCGCTTCGCCGACGCCGGGGAATTCCTCGCCGCGCTGGATGACGTGGCCGCGGAGCTGGCCCTGCCGGCGTTTACGGTCCCGGTGCCAAAGAATTCCGCCGCGGCGCGCACCGCGGCTAAACCCACGGACATGACGGGCATAGGAGCCACGGACATCTTTGCGCCCACTAGCATCATCAATCCCTTCCGCGAGCCAAAGGAAGATTCTAGGCCGGCAGCGGCGGTAGATGCGGACGCAAACGCGCGGGCGGGAAGCCAACAGGCTCACCCGGAGGCGCCTACTGAGGACCTCTCCCCTACCGAAGACCTCTTATTCCGCCGCGCGCCGCTGAGCTTTGAAACCCAGGCGCAGCAGCGCTGGCCGGAACCCGAGCCGGCCCGGCACGCCCCGCGCGCCGAGAACCCGCCCGCAGCGGCGCCCAGCCCCACGCCGGCAACGCCACCTGTGCCCCCACCGGCCAATCCGCCGACGCGCAACGCGCCCGCGGAACGCGGCCCAGCGGGCGAAGGGCGCAGGGAGTTACAACCGCGGCGGGATAAGACTCCCGCCCCGCCGATGCTGACCAACCGCTCCGGCGCGGGTTTCGCCGTATTCCTTTTGGTTGTCGCCCTGCTGGCCGCAGCGGTGGCCATCGGCGGGTGGTCCTACGCCTCCGGCATGTACGGCATGCTGCCTCAATTCCTCGAGCAGGCGCAGTAAGGCCCCAGTGCCGCCGAGTAAGGGGGCGCTGGCGGGGCGGCGTCGGACGCGGAGAAATGCAACAAGCCCGCCTGCGCGGACCGTAACGGTCGACGCGCGGCGGGCTGTGCCGGGCGTGGCGCTTAGCCGAGTTGGAAAAGCGAAGCACCGGGCGCCCCGTTGCCGCTTAGTAGCGCAGCATCTCGGCGACTAGGAACGCAAGCTCCAGGGACTGCTGGGTGTTCAGGCGTGGGTCCACCGCGGACTCGTAGCGGCCCGGCAGGTC
Encoded here:
- a CDS encoding peptidoglycan D,D-transpeptidase FtsI family protein, which produces MVKRLRIIVAFLAAVMLILVGRLFWVQVVWGPDLAAKAEQQRSRLFTEPARRGEITDRDGQRLAYTMQARSLTVTPTRLRLELGQQEEAAATQEGELSGKNEAEQQSIIDERVDKRLEEMAEGIPRMIDESGAEAARVEESEILAKLNADTQYEVLVRNVDPEVATQISSEFHGVKADNQDIRQYPNGAIAENVLGKVSMDGQGQFGLEAFNDAILTGIHGSMTEEYSAQGQAIPGTLRDVAPVVDGANVRLTLDLDLQTYLQQKLEKARANSKAESAEAVVLDVATGEVLAMANTGTIDPNQDIDRQLEQGKDFENRSISYPYEPGSVAKIITAAAAIEEGITTPEAVHQVPGSIDMAGVTVKDAWDHGVEPYTTTGIFGKSSNVGTLMLADQVGMDKFSEYLEAFGLGQTSGVELPNESQGLLPPREQWSGGTFANLPIGQGMAVTTLQLASIYQAIANDGERIEPRIIKEVTNPDGTRRELNEPGTTQVISPETARTVTDMFRSTFQADPAGIQNGTAQGNEIEGYQLSGKTGTAQKVDPNTGAYSNSAYWITFAGIAPADDPRFVVAIMLDEPESGVNDDGSGGQSAAPVFRDVAAWLLNRDNIAPSPEAPALTLREE
- the rsmH gene encoding 16S rRNA (cytosine(1402)-N(4))-methyltransferase RsmH, whose product is MSTKVNYDIADNHGHVPVMRERMAQLIAPAVEAAGDNAVIVDGTLGAGGHTEYFLKSFPRARVIGVDRDGASLAAATRRLEPFAERFVGVGRRFDEVGSAIAEGGHPILDLAAKYGVAGALFDLGVSSMQLDQVDRGFAYRTDAPLDMRMDPTQSLTAADILNTYSHGEIARILKTYGDERFAGKIASAVLKEREKAPFDTSERLVELLYATIPAATRRTGGHPAKRTFQALRVEVNRELEAIEQVIPVITDALHVGGRAVFMSYQSLEDRIVKGAFRELTTSKTPAGLPMELPGMAPRYATVTRGSEKATAQEIEENSRAASVRVRAIERLEGDHVIHGPGEVA
- the mraZ gene encoding division/cell wall cluster transcriptional repressor MraZ yields the protein MFLGTYTPKLDDKGRLTLPAKFRDELAGGLMVTKGQDHSLAVYPREEFAARARKAAAVSRTNPDARAFIRNLAASADEQRPDGNGRITLSAGHREYAGLKKECVVVGSVDFLEIWDAAAWAEYQAQTEDAYSAADADDVLAGLL
- a CDS encoding DUF3040 domain-containing protein, with amino-acid sequence MSLSEQEQRALREIEQSLLADDPKFGSSVDVDDDFGGGSGAVTIRGVALVVLGLCMLIGGVALAQFSLWYVTLSIAGFLVMFGAGVWMLRGDNNQSADPFAGNGKARLARGQCNSGVGSKLEDNFRRRFEGN
- a CDS encoding SAV_6107 family HEPN domain-containing protein encodes the protein MAQVISATTKFGAGAARQGGAKRQRFLTQAEGLLAEARALAAEGRGDEALELSYQAALRTAGARVAVSAVARRKRKPSSAWEQLALVDAAGKRWADEFKAFSRLRSRVVSGLDGNVEQVTVFELMDLTAQFKEAVEMDFVVDSAAA
- a CDS encoding GNAT family N-acetyltransferase; amino-acid sequence: MTVQYRSLNPQEFAMLAPPLVDIYLEAMEYSPQIREDRVAVWRREVRHPGFAAVIAEQGGVIIGVAYGFLGNPDTWWDRQLRRGCAERGEMSERQWDILRNYFELAEIHVRPSAQGQGIGRVLLTELMKLTWAKYALLSTPEVEGEANLAFGLYRSLGFWDVLRDYVYPGDNRRFAVLGVNLPLGSQQGGAPIGRL
- a CDS encoding polyprenyl synthetase family protein, which translates into the protein MSEFKIPVLSDIPAAVQAELKEFIAARRGHVGAIGQPVSEAVNFLESFVLDGGKRIRPLYAWAGFVGAGGLDGDEDPHAVLRAASSLEFIQGCALIHDDIIDASDTRRGNPTVHRGVEASHREHGWQGSAAEFGRNVAILVGDLSLIWAEDMLQESGLSTLALGRAREPWRDMRTEVIGGQLLDISLEAAGSESVELAQNVNRYKTAGYTIERPLHLGAAIAGASEELIAAFRGYGRDIGIAYQLRDDQLGVFGDSELTGKPAGDDLREGKRTVLLALALSSADERDPAAAATLRKLIGNSDDPAEIELMKQIIEDSGAPALVEREIEKLTASGLEHLKRANVSAEVTETLTTLAVKATARQM
- a CDS encoding alpha-(1->6)-mannopyranosyltransferase A; protein product: MPSSKVNPQSHAPAKVAARAERDGRHSPLSLKLPHPLKLGIASSIVLTLASFGGGATRNRGGVLEALNLGFVSYGHGRNFSMLLFWVGLFGLVAAWVLAGRELVIPQLKAPTEKAFAAMRRWMWMWIAPLALAGPLASRDVYSYLMQGAMVRDGFDPYSEGAAVNPGPFLLEVSQDWRNTTTPYGPLHLWLGEGIVRIAGNEVWLGIILFKVVSLLGFFAIAWAVPKIATRLGSDPTLALWLGVANPVMILHLIGGMHNESVMVALVSVGLVLALNRKYVAAIALIAVAVSMKATAFIAMPFVVWMMVNRFAPAKTSSVAKQCGVFIASGAAMVALTVAVVAAVTWASGTSWGWIFEITGNSKVINPLAGPTLMADVLTPPLQSFNEELTYNSVISLLRSIAMVLMLAGMVAAWWLFRKGDNQAIVGTAAAYQVAFIFNSVTLPWYYASVITLVAAGRVPLLVTKIATAGSFFVAVSFAGDGNHQLYNWWWVIVAAAAAWFITSWIYEPLKHPAGAPGSRN
- a CDS encoding Rv2175c family DNA-binding protein; its protein translation is MSVTNPSNPDLNLEQLLANETLLTMPEVADKLGIVVTRAHDLLTERKIIAWRKDGVRYVPEAFFNEKNAVSKFVSGVITVLSDGGYSDDEILHHLFTEDESLPGRPIDALHGHLAREVIRRAQAMAF
- a CDS encoding protein kinase domain-containing protein, which gives rise to MSRLDIGDILEGRYRVDQPIARGGMSTVYRCVDLRLGRAVAAKVMHDHFATDPIFVHRFQREALAMAQLTHPNLVGVYDFNAESEPIYLVMELITGGTLRELLGERGPMPPHAATAVMRAMLTGLSVVHAKGLVHRDIKPDNVLISADHRVKLGDFGLVRSSTSNTVTSNNIVGTVSYLSPEQVDGSDITTASDVYSAGIVLFELLTGTLPFSGETDLAHALARLNGDVAAPSSRIAGVPHLFDELVASATTRDVDERFADAGEFLAALDDVAAELALPAFTVPVPKNSAAARTAAKPTDMTGIGATDIFAPTSIINPFREPKEDSRPAAAVDADANARAGSQQAHPEAPTEDLSPTEDLLFRRAPLSFETQAQQRWPEPEPARHAPRAENPPAAAPSPTPATPPVPPPANPPTRNAPAERGPAGEGRRELQPRRDKTPAPPMLTNRSGAGFAVFLLVVALLAAAVAIGGWSYASGMYGMLPQFLEQAQ